One stretch of Rissa tridactyla isolate bRisTri1 chromosome 21, bRisTri1.patW.cur.20221130, whole genome shotgun sequence DNA includes these proteins:
- the LRRN2 gene encoding leucine-rich repeat neuronal protein 2, giving the protein MRRFQTSLLLLCVVAATAIPIVPWKVKCPLQCVCQIRPWYTPRSVYREAATVDCNDLFISTVPEDLPEGTQTLLLQSNNIARLEQSELDYLRNLSELDLSQNSFSDVWDFGLKSMPQLLSLHLEENQLSELPDGSFPGLGNLQELYLNHNQLRRIAPRAFSGLGSLLRLHLNSNLLRMVDSRWFQMLPSLEILMIGGNRVDAILDMNFRPLSNLRSLVLAGMNLREISDYALEGLRSLESLSFYDNKLVNVPKRALQQVPGLKFLDLNKNPLQRVKQSDFTNMLHLKELGLNNMEELVSIDQFALINLPELTKLDVTNNPKLSFIHPNAFHHLPQLETLMLNNNALSALHKQTVKSLPNLQEISIHSNPIRCDCVIRWVNSTENHIRFIEPQSTLCAEPPDLKRRHIRDVPFREMTDRCLPLISTKSFPSHLEVADGDNVSLHCRALAEPDPEIYWVTPSGVKLIPYAEDGRYKVHPEGTLEIHGISAQEAGLYTCVAHNLLGADTKSISMMVNHSFPLSEDSLELVVADVQAYHILVAWKPHLNTVSSNLTWSSFLLSSNLDMTNVARIPMGTHTYNITRLHQDTEYWACLHVAFVDLQAKVACVNARTKEAAPRYRLLEGRQSLLTVLVLCLLLLAASLVARYGVGTEPRRARELLRGATAVRVVYPPLGQPWARGQRGGQLLAVEVQAAPLDC; this is encoded by the coding sequence ATGAGACGCTTCCAAACCAGCTTGCTCCTGCTCTGCGTGGTGGCCGCCACCGCCATCCCCATCGTGCCCTGGAAGGTCAAATGCCCCCTGCAGTGTGTCTGCCAGATTAGGCCGTGGTACACCCCCCGCTCGGTGTACCGGGAGGCTGCCACGGTGGACTGCAATGACTTGTTCATCTCCACCGTGCCTGAAGACCTGCCGGAGGGGACCCAAACCCTGCTGTTGCAAAGCAACAATATcgccaggctggagcagagcgAGCTGGACTATCTCAGAAACCTCTCGGAGCTGGACCTGTCACAGAACAGCTTCTCCGATGTCTGGGATTTTGGCCTGAAGAGCATGCCCCAGCTGCTCAGCCTGCACCTGGAGGAGAACCAGCTTTCTGAGCTGCCCgatggcagcttccctgggctgggcAACCTGCAGGAGCTCTACCTGAACCACAACCAGCTCCGCAGGATCGCTCCCCGTGCCTTCTCCGGCCTCGGCAGCCTGCTGCGCCTCCACCTCAACTCCAACCTGCTGAGGATGGTGGACAGCCGCTGGTTCCAGATGCTCCCCAGCCTGGAGATCCTCATGATTGGAGGCAACAGGGTGGATGCGATCTTGGATATGAATTTCAGGCCCTTGTCGAACCTGCGGAgtttggttttggctgggatgaaCCTGAGGGAGATCTCAGACTATGCTCTAGAAGGGCTGCGGAGCCTGGAGAGTCTCTCTTTCTATGACAACAAGCTCGTGAATGTCCCCAAACGGGCGCTGCAGCAAGTTCCTGGCCTGAAGTTCCTAGATCTGAACAAAAACCCATTGCAGAGGGTCAAGCAAAGCGACTTCACGAACATGCTGCACCTCAAAGAGCTGGGGCTCAACAACATGGAGGAGCTGGTGTCCATAGACCAGTTTGCCTTGATCAACCTCCCTGAGCTGACCAAGCTGGATGTGACCAACAACCCCAAGCTGTCCTTTATCCACCCCAATGCATTCCACCACCTTCCCCAACTGGAAACCCTCATGCTCAACAACAATGCCCTAAGTGCCTTGCATAAGCAGACGGTCAAGTCCCTGCCCAACCTGCAGGAGATCAGCATCCACAGCAACCCCATCCGCTGTGACTGCGTCATCCGCTGGGTCAACAGCACAGAGAACCACATCCGCTTCATTGAACCCCAGTCCACGCTGTGCGCCGAGCCCCCTGACCTCAAGAGGAGACACATTCGGGATGTCCCCTTCCGGGAGATGACAGACAGGTGCCTGCCTCTCATCTCCACCAAGAGCTTCCCCTCCCACTTAGAGGTGGCAGATGGTGACAATGTCTCCTTGCATTGCCGAGCCCTGGCAGAGCCGGACCCGGAGATCTACTGGGTGACTCCTTCGGGGGTGAAGTTGATCCCCTACGCAGAAGATGGGCGGTACAAGGTGCACCCCGAAGGGACGCTGGAGATTCATGGGATctcagctcaggaggctgggctCTACACCTGTGTGGCTCACAACCTCCTTGGGGCAGACACTAAGAGCATTAGCATGATGGTCAACCACTCCTTCCCACTCAGTGAGGACAGCCTGGAGCTGGTGGTGGCGGATGTCCAGGCCTACCACATCCTGGTTGCCTGGAAGCCGCATCTCAACACTGTCTCCTCCAACCTCACCTGGTCCAGCTTCTTGCTTAGCTCCAACTTGGACATGACCAACGTGGCCCGGATCCCCATGGGGACCCACACGTACAACATCACCCGGCTCCACCAGGACACGGAGTACTGGGCTTGCCTCCACGTGGCCTTTGTAGACTTGCAGGCCAAGGTGGCTTGTGTGAACGCCAGGACTAAAGAGGCTGCCCCCCGCTACCGGCTCCTGGAGGGCCGGCAGAGCCTCCTGACGGTGCTGGtcctctgtctcctgctgctcGCCGCCAGCCTCGTGGCTCGCTATGGTGTTGGGACAGAGCCCAGGAGGGCCAGGGAGCTGCTGCGGGGTGCCACAGCCGTGCGGGTGGTCTACCCCCCCCTCGGCCAGCCCTGGGCTcgggggcagcgcggggggcagctgctggctgtggaGGTGCAGGCAGCCCCCCTGGACTGCTGA